In the genome of Arabidopsis thaliana chromosome 4, partial sequence, the window AGTTTTTAATCGTAATCAGTACATGTGTATGTATACTTTTATATCTAATTCTCTCTGAGTCTCTAATAatgaagaagtttttttttttttttttgagattgaATCACAAGAGATTTGAAGGAAACATAAGTCTTAGATAATTGACCAAGCAAAGTATTAACTTTTATTTcccaacaaaagaaaagagattggAGTAGCAAATCGTTGACAAACGGTGAGAACAAATACGGTAAAACATTTTAGCCTTTCAAATAAACCAAGAAGACGTTATTATGACCACGCAAGACTCAGTGCTCTTTGTTGTGCTTCACCTCAAACAGACCATCCGGACCTGAGAATGGCAAATAGAAAGCGTCAGATTCAGAAACTGATTCAGAAACCGACCCATTACGGATATTACAGAGATAatctttgatgatctcttaAGGTTTTTAGGAGAGACAACTAAACAGCATTATCAAAGCTGAAGATCACGAAATGAAAGACAGTAAGATGGACGATAGGAAAACTGGAAAAGTACACATACCCCAAGGAAACTCCTTGTTGCGGATGTGCATATGCGGATAGGCCTGCAACAAGTAGACAATAATGGTTCATGACAGTTTCAGGCAATGTATGCTTAAACTTAAAAAGCAGAATGAATGAGATAAACGAAATCAGTAAAGGCAAAAAATGTAGCTTTCGTAACATTCTCATCATCTGCATACTTCTATCCGTTTTCACTGGTGATATTAACATTGTCTCACACTAGGTGAGATTCCAAATCAGAAGTTATAATACTAAACCAATGGAGGAGTTGTAAGAGAAGCTTACAGGAGGGTCTTCGCCGTGATGATGGCCCTTGGATAAAACATAGACAGCTAGAGCAGTGCAACTAGCAATACCCAGATAAGTTATCTTCTCCCACTTCGCAGCTTCATCtgtgaaatattaaaaagaacaaaactttgatgAATAATCAAAAGTTATCAtgttccaagaaaaaaaaaatcgatccTTTCAACAGAGAAATGTTGTAGATTTGATCCAATAAGACGCTTCAGATATTATGgagaaaaatcaatttcaaatttgaCCAATCGATCTAccaaatcaattcaaaattaGGTATCGGTTCAAAAATTGGAATCCGGGTGAAATTATACTGAATCTCAAAACCAATCTACGAATCTATAAACTCATCGAGGCGTtctccaaaatcaaatcagaaaACCTAGATCGTCGTCAATGGAAAATGGTAAAAATAGAGAGGAGAGAAATTACAAGCATCGTCATGGCCGGCGGAAGAGGAAAAGTTTCGCTTAGGAGCGACGGATGTCTTCGGAGCTGCGCGAGTCACTGCTCGGGAAAGAGCTGAACGTACAATCGCCGTTGCCATTTTCCGGGATCTTCcttgttctttttctctgcAAGTGTTGAGACTCTTTCCAAGAGGGTTATGTGACTCACTAATCTGGCGTCGTTGAATCTAAAGTCTAAACCCAAGTTTAATGGGCCTTTTATGGGCTATTTTAGCccatcattgttttgttttcttatcaaCAATTTTACTTATGTACATACATACTAGTCATTGAAGGATGTTGAAGATTGAAGATGAAT includes:
- a CDS encoding cytochrome c oxidase-like protein (cytochrome c oxidase-related; FUNCTIONS IN: cytochrome-c oxidase activity; LOCATED IN: mitochondrion; EXPRESSED IN: 24 plant structures; EXPRESSED DURING: 15 growth stages; CONTAINS InterPro DOMAIN/s: Cytochrome c oxidase, subunit VIa (InterPro:IPR001349); Has 184 Blast hits to 184 proteins in 52 species: Archae - 0; Bacteria - 0; Metazoa - 127; Fungi - 0; Plants - 48; Viruses - 0; Other Eukaryotes - 9 (source: NCBI BLink).) → MATAIVRSALSRAVTRAAPKTSVAPKRNFSSSAGHDDAYEAAKWEKITYLGIASCTALAVYVLSKGHHHGEDPPAYPHMHIRNKEFPWGPDGLFEVKHNKEH
- a CDS encoding cytochrome c oxidase-like protein (cytochrome c oxidase-related; FUNCTIONS IN: cytochrome-c oxidase activity; LOCATED IN: mitochondrion; EXPRESSED IN: 24 plant structures; EXPRESSED DURING: 15 growth stages; CONTAINS InterPro DOMAIN/s: Cytochrome c oxidase, subunit VIa (InterPro:IPR001349); Has 37 Blast hits to 37 proteins in 12 species: Archae - 0; Bacteria - 0; Metazoa - 0; Fungi - 0; Plants - 37; Viruses - 0; Other Eukaryotes - 0 (source: NCBI BLink).) — encoded protein: MATAIVRSALSRAVTRAAPKTSVAPKRNFSSSAGHDDAYEAAKWEKITYLGIASCTALAVYVLSKGHHHGEDPPEFPWGPDGLFEVKHNKEH
- a CDS encoding cytochrome c oxidase-like protein, with the translated sequence MATAIVRSALSRAVTRAAPKTSVAPKRNFSSSAGHDDAYEAAKWEKITYLGIASCTALAVYVLSKGHHHGEDPPCETMLISPVKTDRSMQMMRMLRKLHFLPLLISFISFILLFKFKHTLPETVMNHYCLLVAGLSAYAHPQQGVSLGYVYFSSFPIVHLTVFHFVIFSFDNAV